A genomic stretch from Georgenia muralis includes:
- a CDS encoding ATP-dependent DNA ligase, with protein sequence MDLPVMPPVAPMLAKSVPEIPDLGHAEPKWDGFRTIVFRDGDEVVLGSRNEKPMTRYFPELVEAIRANTPERCVIDGEIVLVADDRLDFDALQQRIHPADSRVRLLAEQTPASFVAFDLLAVDDEDLMRRPFRERREHLVGALADARAPVFVTPATADLAQAQEWFTRFEGAGLDGVVVKPPERPYEPNKRTMFKIKHLRTADCVVAGFRWHKSGDVVGSLLLGLYTDDGRLQHVGVSASFPMARRKSLLDELAPYREVDLAGHPWGSWADQSAHPDRRMPGAVSRWNATKDLSFVPLRPELVVEVAYDHMEGDRFRHTAQFRRWRTDRDPASCTYDQLEEPVGYRLADILGGPAPA encoded by the coding sequence ATGGACCTGCCCGTCATGCCGCCCGTCGCCCCGATGCTGGCCAAGTCCGTGCCGGAGATCCCCGACCTCGGCCACGCCGAGCCCAAGTGGGACGGCTTCCGCACGATCGTCTTCCGCGACGGCGACGAGGTCGTGCTCGGCAGCCGGAACGAGAAGCCGATGACCCGGTACTTCCCCGAGCTGGTCGAGGCCATCCGGGCGAACACGCCCGAGCGGTGCGTCATCGACGGTGAGATCGTCCTCGTGGCGGACGACCGGCTCGACTTCGACGCGCTCCAGCAGCGCATCCACCCGGCGGACAGCCGGGTGCGCCTGCTGGCCGAGCAGACCCCCGCGTCCTTCGTCGCGTTCGACCTGCTCGCCGTGGACGACGAGGACCTCATGCGCCGGCCCTTCCGCGAGCGCCGCGAGCACCTCGTCGGCGCCCTCGCCGACGCCCGGGCACCGGTGTTCGTCACCCCGGCGACGGCGGACCTCGCCCAGGCCCAGGAGTGGTTCACCCGGTTCGAGGGTGCCGGGCTCGACGGCGTCGTCGTCAAGCCGCCCGAGCGGCCGTACGAGCCCAACAAGCGGACGATGTTCAAGATCAAGCACCTGCGCACCGCCGACTGTGTCGTCGCCGGGTTCCGGTGGCACAAGAGCGGCGACGTCGTCGGCTCGTTGCTCCTGGGGCTGTACACCGACGACGGGCGGCTCCAGCACGTCGGCGTGTCGGCGTCCTTCCCCATGGCCCGGCGCAAGAGTCTGCTCGACGAGCTCGCGCCCTACCGCGAGGTCGACCTCGCCGGGCACCCGTGGGGGTCCTGGGCGGACCAGTCCGCGCACCCGGACCGGCGCATGCCCGGCGCCGTCAGCCGGTGGAACGCCACCAAGGACCTGTCGTTCGTGCCGTTGCGACCCGAGCTCGTCGTCGAGGTGGCCTACGACCACATGGAGGGCGACCGGTTCCGCCACACCGCCCAGTTCCGCCGCTGGCGCACCGACCGGGACCCGGCCTCGTGCACCTACGACCAGCTCGAGGAGCCGGTGGGCTACCGGCTCGCGGACATCCTCGGCGGGCCGGCGCCCGCCTGA
- a CDS encoding septum formation family protein, which produces MKRAASIVLPLLLLVGLTGCGPTAVRDDTGAVATAGTVDAFSVALGDCVSEGGAEASEEVVEVSQVEVVPCAESHDSEVYAVFDLADGEFPGDEAVMGSADEGCYGAFAEFVGAAYEDSTLDFGTYFPTEESWNGFDDREVVCLLVDPAGAVTGTLKGAAR; this is translated from the coding sequence ATGAAGCGTGCTGCGTCGATCGTCCTTCCCCTCCTCCTCCTCGTCGGGCTCACCGGTTGCGGCCCGACCGCGGTGCGTGACGACACCGGTGCGGTCGCCACCGCGGGCACGGTGGACGCGTTCTCCGTGGCGCTCGGCGACTGCGTGAGCGAGGGCGGCGCCGAGGCCTCCGAGGAGGTCGTCGAGGTCTCGCAGGTCGAGGTGGTGCCCTGCGCCGAGTCGCACGACTCCGAGGTGTACGCCGTGTTCGACCTCGCCGACGGCGAGTTCCCCGGCGACGAGGCGGTGATGGGCTCGGCGGACGAGGGCTGCTACGGCGCGTTCGCGGAGTTCGTGGGCGCGGCCTACGAGGACTCCACCCTCGACTTCGGCACGTACTTCCCGACCGAGGAGTCGTGGAACGGCTTCGACGACCGCGAGGTCGTCTGCCTCCTGGTCGACCCCGCGGGAGCGGTCACCGGCACCCTGAAGGGCGCCGCGCGGTAG
- a CDS encoding DNA polymerase domain-containing protein translates to MAATPAIELDVDGRAVRVTNPDRVYFAGPGITKLQLVQYYLSVGEGIMRALGERPVTLERWPHGVRDNVKMATRADPHGDAFFQKRVPTKGVPDWIETATIAFPSGRTADELCPTELAAVAWAVNLGTITFHPWPVRRADVDHPDELRIDLDPQPGTDFSDAVAVAGVARELLEELGITGYPKTSGNRGVHIYVRIAPRWTFTDVRHAAIALGRELERRMPGKVTTRWWKEERGETIFVDYNQNARDRTIASAYSIRPLAHAPVSAPVAWDELVDVDPRDLTVLTMPARFAERGDLHAGIDDVAHDLTPLLEWYARDEAELGDMPYPPEYPKMPGEPKRVQPSRERRTE, encoded by the coding sequence ATGGCAGCCACCCCGGCGATCGAGCTCGACGTCGACGGCCGCGCCGTCCGCGTGACCAACCCCGACCGCGTGTACTTCGCCGGACCGGGCATCACCAAGCTCCAGCTCGTCCAGTACTACCTGAGCGTCGGTGAGGGGATCATGCGGGCCCTCGGCGAGCGCCCCGTCACCCTCGAGCGGTGGCCGCACGGCGTCCGCGACAACGTCAAGATGGCCACGCGCGCTGACCCGCACGGCGACGCCTTCTTCCAGAAGCGGGTCCCCACCAAGGGCGTGCCGGACTGGATCGAGACGGCGACGATCGCCTTCCCCAGCGGCCGCACGGCCGACGAGCTGTGCCCCACCGAGCTCGCCGCGGTGGCCTGGGCCGTGAACCTGGGGACGATCACCTTCCACCCCTGGCCGGTGCGCCGCGCGGACGTCGACCACCCCGACGAGCTCCGGATCGACCTCGATCCCCAGCCCGGCACCGACTTCTCCGACGCGGTCGCCGTGGCCGGCGTCGCCCGGGAGCTGCTCGAGGAGCTGGGGATCACGGGCTACCCGAAGACCTCCGGCAACCGGGGCGTGCACATCTACGTGCGCATCGCCCCCCGGTGGACCTTCACCGACGTGCGTCACGCGGCCATCGCGCTCGGCCGCGAGCTCGAGCGCCGCATGCCCGGGAAGGTCACCACGAGGTGGTGGAAGGAGGAGCGCGGCGAGACGATCTTCGTCGACTACAACCAGAACGCCCGCGACCGCACGATCGCCAGCGCGTACAGCATCCGTCCGCTGGCGCACGCGCCGGTCTCCGCCCCGGTGGCGTGGGACGAGCTGGTCGACGTCGACCCGCGCGACCTCACGGTCCTGACCATGCCCGCGCGCTTCGCCGAGCGGGGCGACCTCCACGCCGGCATCGACGACGTCGCCCACGACCTCACCCCGCTGCTCGAGTGGTACGCCCGGGACGAGGCGGAGCTGGGGGACATGCCCTACCCACCGGAGTACCCCAAGATGCCGGGGGAGCCCAAACGGGTCCAGCCCTCGCGCGAGCGCCGCACGGAGTGA
- a CDS encoding DUF3866 family protein: protein MMIWREGVVRRLGRTWPGAAELEVEVTGGASVAAGEPAADAGAPVTSVPAGPVPAGPVPAGTLVRALAYPALVGEPAPGDRVLLSAAALARGLGTGGYAMVVALPDRLPADPAPGPGHLVKARYTPLQTLVLGADEQESEHHEILRDADDLAGLPVVVADLHSALPAVVAGVRAAWNGTTTPRVVYVMTDGGALPAWFSRSLAGLREAGALAGSVTVGQAFGGDLEAVSLHSGLLAARLVLGADVVVVAQGPGNLGTGTRWGFSGTVCGDAVNAVAALGGLAVASLRVSGADPRERHLGVSHHSLTAYGRVALAPADVVVPRFDDALAAALPEGLAARIDDQVAGLVAPVGIHRLVEVPTGGLLEALADSPVALSTMGRGLDADPAAFVAAAVAGVHAARVAGRRVR from the coding sequence GTGATGATCTGGCGCGAGGGCGTGGTGCGGCGGCTCGGCAGGACGTGGCCGGGCGCGGCTGAGCTGGAGGTGGAGGTCACCGGAGGAGCCTCCGTGGCGGCGGGCGAGCCGGCCGCGGACGCCGGTGCGCCGGTCACCTCCGTGCCGGCGGGGCCCGTGCCGGCGGGTCCTGTGCCGGCCGGCACGCTCGTCCGGGCGCTCGCCTACCCGGCGCTCGTCGGCGAACCGGCGCCGGGCGACCGCGTCCTGCTCTCGGCGGCGGCGCTGGCCCGCGGGCTGGGCACCGGTGGCTACGCCATGGTGGTCGCGCTGCCCGACCGGCTCCCCGCCGACCCGGCGCCCGGCCCCGGTCACCTCGTCAAGGCGCGGTACACCCCGCTGCAGACCCTCGTCCTCGGCGCCGACGAGCAGGAGTCCGAGCACCACGAGATCCTGCGCGACGCCGACGACCTGGCCGGTCTGCCGGTCGTCGTGGCCGACCTGCACTCTGCGCTCCCGGCCGTGGTGGCCGGTGTCCGCGCCGCCTGGAACGGCACGACCACCCCGCGGGTCGTGTACGTCATGACGGACGGCGGGGCGTTGCCGGCGTGGTTCTCGCGCTCCCTCGCGGGGCTGCGTGAGGCGGGTGCTCTGGCCGGCTCGGTGACGGTGGGGCAGGCGTTCGGCGGTGACCTGGAGGCGGTCAGCCTCCACTCGGGCCTGCTCGCCGCCCGGCTCGTCCTCGGGGCCGACGTCGTCGTCGTCGCCCAGGGGCCGGGCAACCTCGGCACCGGGACCCGGTGGGGGTTCTCCGGGACCGTGTGTGGCGACGCCGTCAACGCCGTCGCCGCTCTCGGGGGGCTGGCCGTGGCGTCGCTGCGCGTCTCGGGCGCCGACCCGCGTGAGCGCCACCTCGGGGTCTCGCACCACTCGCTGACCGCGTACGGGCGCGTCGCCCTCGCCCCGGCCGACGTCGTCGTCCCCCGGTTCGACGACGCCCTGGCCGCCGCGCTGCCCGAGGGCCTGGCCGCGCGCATCGACGACCAGGTGGCCGGCCTCGTCGCGCCCGTGGGCATCCATCGGCTCGTCGAGGTGCCCACCGGCGGGCTGCTCGAGGCGCTCGCGGACTCGCCCGTGGCGCTCTCGACGATGGGGCGCGGCCTCGACGCCGACCCGGCGGCGTTCGTCGCCGCGGCCGTCGCCGGGGTCCACGCGGCGCGGGTGGCCGGGCGGCGCGTCCGGTGA